CAATATTTCTAGCTATAGCTAGCTTCCAAAGCACCACGCAACATCtttttctctatctctctctagcTACGAGTTGCAGCACCCTTAATTACCTTGCTAATCAATCCTACTCCCACTTGCAGAAACTCTGAACATCTTCCCCTCGCAGCCCATGCATGCCGCCGAGCCGCTTAACCCTGCCGCAAAGGTACGTATATGCGTACGTATGCACGCAAATTACACAATACATACGGTTCATTTAATTGATTTGTCATGCATGGCGTGGTGGTGATATATTTGTAAGTGTAGATTAATGGCGGCGCAGTCATGGCGGCCATGCTTGCTAATGGCGGTAACCCGCAGCAGGCGTCTCCAAAGAGGCCTGAACAGCAGCAGCTGGTGCTGCAAGGTGCCGCCGGCGGCCCCAATGCAACACCCTTGCTGACTGGTTCAGCCAAGGACAACAAGAACAGTGCCAGTCTCATCAAGGTATCTTATTTTACAATCTCTTCCTTCCTATCTAGAGAAGTATAGGCAGAATATATCTAGAAATGTCCCCCCTTTCTCTCACATGTTTTTGTAACAAATGTGGCTTGCAGAAGGAAGGAACCAGCAGTGGGAAGGGTGCAACATCATCTAGCACAGACCCAGATAGGGAAGGGAGCAGGAGAACACAGGACCCTAAGGTAAACTAGCTAGGCTACTGATTCGGGCCTAGGCCTTCTTTCTAAAAAGAAATCTTGTCAAATATTAgtacatattttgaaaaataataatttaattagtCTAAAGGTAAAATAACATAACTAATTAGAAGAGCTTTTTCTTATAGAATAGTACTAATTAGGAGAGGGTGAACAGTCACTGTCTACAGGGCAGGCAGGCTACACACATACATACAAATGGTAGTTAACCCTAGCTGCATATATATGTTATGACTCTTGACTTTGACATGTGTGTGTATTTTATATGTGCATGTTGCAGACACTGAGGAGGCTTGCACAGAATAGAGAGGCAGCCAGGAAAAGTAGGCTCAGGAAGAAGGTGAGTCAGTCAACCAAGAAACACCACAACTTAAAGAAACAAATCATGCATGCATATATTTCTGTATGTAGATGTCTTCATAAACATACATTAATACATGTGGCATTAATTAAGGTCCAAACATATGTGTATACGCTGTTCATATGCAATTAACACCGCCATTAGTCAACTATACTTTTCCCTTCACTAAATAAATGGGGTTTCATTGTCTGCTAGTAGTGATTAAATGAGATTTGTGATGTAGCAGTTTTTGGCTCTTTCTTTCAGACTTATGTGCTCAGGgatatctttattttcttgaacttGACAGACCAACTAGCTAGAGAACTATGTTACTTTCCAAGAGTGTTATCGCTATTTATGTTTCGATATTCCCTGGTTCAATATATTCTGATCATGCCGTGGCTGGTTGGCTCTACAAACTAATATAGCACCTCAAGACCTATGGTTGTTTGTGGCAGTTATCCCTCATTATTGTGTGCGAGCAGATATAGAAATTAGACTACTTTAGTAGCAGAAAAGTAAGCTTTGTATGCTACCAAATTTTCATGCATCGTCCTGATATATTTAAGGAAAATAACTTTTGTATATCGTGAGTGAACTCTTTATTCAAGCGCTGTTTGAATATTTCTAGATCCAGGACGTTCAGAAACCGAAATAGAATGTGCATCTACCATACGCCTTGATGCAGCATATGTAACTATGTAAGGAACTAATTAGAGGTAATTACCTCTTCATTCTTCAGGCTTACATCCAACAGTTGGAGACAAGTAGGATTAGGCTAAGCCAGATCGAACAACAGGTTCAAGCAGGAAGAGTACAGGTAACTAAAACGGAAAACACCACTTGATTTTTTGATTAACTCTCCTAGCTAGAGTTATGAATCAGTTCGTGACAACTGACAAACTCCATGCTAAAATAACTACTGCAGGGTGTCTTGTTGGGTGCTGGAGATCACCACCAAGGCCTTCCTTCTGCCCCTTCATTTGGTAATGAGACACTCAAaaccaatcaatcaatcaatccctTTAATTTTGTGAATTATTAAAACAATCCTCTAAATGTGTCTTTAATTATGCATTTGGTTAACAAGTGTTGCAATATTATTTCTAATATTCCATGTGATATCTATGATGGGCAGCTGGTATGTTTGATGTGGAGTATGGGAGATGGGTGGAAGAGCACAGCAAGCTGATCTTCCAGCTCAGGGCATTGTTGAACGACAATGCGCCGGACAACCAGGTGCAGGTGTTGGTCGGTGGTGCCATGGCACATCATGAAGAGTTGCTAAACCTCAAGGCCGCGATTGCCAGGACTGACATTTTCCATCTCTTATGCGGTGTGTGGGCTAGCCCCGCAGAGCGTTGCTTCCTTTGGTTGGGTGGGTTTCGGCCCACAGAGTTCATCAAGGTATGCACACAGTTGCTTGATTGTTTTGCAAGGGAAGACCTACCAATTCAATCTCATGTTCCGGGTAGTATTTCCTAGCTAGTGTATGTATTCAACCAGGTGGTttctgggtgggggggggggggggggggttatggaaGCAAGCGTAGGAGGTCAGATTGTGGGCCCTTGATGAGCGACGAGGAAGTGGGAACAGATTTTGATGTGCAATTACTCTTCATGTTTGTATATCTCTATCTCTACCAAACTTCAGTCCTCGGGTGGCAAGAGAGAAGGTGGATTTCTTCGCGCTTGTGGCATTCTTTGTTTAGTTTGTTAGGTTTTTGTGTCCTCATGTTGTTTGTCTGGGTGATGAAGACGAAGGTACAGTGAAATAAGTACCTTGCCCACATCCACGTCACAATGACATTGGTTATAGCGTCACCACAAATAGCATGAGCGTTGATTTCCCCTGATCCATTAGATCGGGTTGTGCGGAAGAGCCGTCAACCATGATGCTTCAGAGAAGCACAAACAAAAGGGGGCATGGGAGAGCAGGGCATCGCTCTGTTGGTCAGTTGTGCGGGAGCGCACACGCAAACCACCCGGGTTCGAGTCTCGACTCCCCTGCAGTGCTAATGTTGTTTCTTCTATATAAAAAATGCCACCAAGGCCTAGCCCTGGTTGGTCCCTTTTTTAGAAGGGGAGGAGAGGGTAGGCTATGATTTATGAAAAAAATTCATTCTTTTGAATTTCTAAAGAGGGTTTTCATGGGATTATGGGCTAATATATTTCAGCCCTAAGACCCATCATCTTGGGGCTTGTCTCCATCCATGAATGTGGAAATGTAACACAATAAATATTATGGTAGTGGATTTAGCCCTGCAGTTAGACATATCCCGCGATGCAGCTAAAAGAGAAACCCattgcatgtagctcccgcttgcgcagggtccggggaagggttcaaccactttgggtcttttgtatgAAGCCTTTCCCTGCATTTTTACAAAAGGTTGTTTTCAAGACTCGAACAGGCCGTGACCTCATATCATAATCACAAGCCTTCCCTTCGATTTAGGATGCAAACTAGAAAGACTaaaaaaaattcccaaaaaataaaTGGTGCATCTAGTTGATATCATGTCAACTTATTCCTCTTTTAAGCTTTGTTAAAAGCTCGGTCCCCGGTAGGTTTAATAGTAAGGCGAGAGACTAATGTTCATGCATGAGTCCCCTACTACTCCCCTTTAGAGTCTCGGCCAAATATGATTAACCATGTATTTACCATTGGGACTGGAAATACCGTATTGTACCAGTATGCTATAAATCCATTTGTTTATATTAGATGGGAATTTCTGATTGCAAAAATAACATTCTTTGAAAATATGACTTTGTTTCTTACTCTCCTTTAACCAAACAAGCTCATATAGTGCAAAACTATCAAGAAGTATCTCATGGTCTAGGCAATACATATGAACAACATTGCAAACAATATAGTGGGATGGAAGCATGTAGTTTATTCTCTGCTATTATGTTTCtagttttcatatttttttggcgACAGATCAAATTTAGTTCTTGCTATTTGATCCTGTTTATATGAAGAACTAATTAATCATCTCAAAGCTGATGAAAGAGTCTTCCTCATTATAtggtatccccccccccccccctctcaaaaGGTCAGCTAATCCTTCAAATATCAATACATACATGTCAATTCTTGATTGATACAATACCCTAATTTCATTTCCCTTGATCAATTCACTCAAGAAGCATGCCACTTCGAACCTACCACACTATATATCCTACCTGGGGTTGGCCATTTTCTGCCATCAGTCTCTAGTTGATTGTTTCAATTACATTTCGATCTTGTTGTGACAACGCAAGAATCAATTCGGTCTATACACTTAAAAGTTTTATGTGCATTTTTAAAACACAAACGTTATGTAATATAGTACTAGCTATTTTTTACCACAAAAATCATAAATCCCTAACTtttctgaccccccccccccccacccctcaaAATTCCATTCATTTATGTACATTTTTTCTGTGACAAACATCGAGTACAACATACATTTTGGGATGAGTACGTGTGGTAGTAAACCTAAAGACATGTTAGGTTGAGTCACCACTTCCAACTTTTTTTCCCATCAAAAAGAAATTTCTAATAAAATCTGCCTTACCCTTTTTAGCTAACGAGCCCCTTATCTTACTTGCATTCTCCAGCAACTCTAGGGCGGCTTTGGAAAAGCTAAAACATATCTTAATTTTCCCCATTCTAATTACATGGTCAACAACTCCAGAGGTCCCTTAACTTATTCCAAAACTGAAAAGGTTTTGCTAAGAGGGTCCAATATATACTTGATGGAATAGTTGAAACTGAGGAAGGAAAAAAAAACAAGGTTAGCTTTTTGGATGCATGTGCATTGTTGAGACACAATGGATTGATTGGGGAGTAGGTAATATTGGACAGAAACATGTGTAGGAGAAGTTAGATGTGTGATGGGGACGGTTTTCCAAAACACATAGTGATTCTTCTGCCGTTCACTTATTCTACAAAGATAACATTCTTGGCCATGCTGAAACCAGGAACTGCACATATTTCGTGTTAGAGGTATATAAAAAATGGACTTTGAAACTGACTATCATGCTTGCTTTTGTACGTGGTTTATACTGTCCAGCGAGCAGTATATTCAAATGCCCAAaacattttatttttttgaaaaggagaaAAAACCCCGGCTtgtgcatcagaatgatgcatgcagccattttatttaATAAAAGTACAAAGACAAAGTCTGAGGTTCAGTACTGTCTCACAAAGGAGCTGAAACGAAGTAAATAAAGTTAAAGATGCCACAACCGGCGAAAAACAGGCTACAATGACTAAACACCTAGCCTAAAACATATCAAGCTAACGAAATACGGCTTGGCGTGAGAAAATTTAGATCAAAAGAGTGCACATACCAAATATTTAGCAGTTCGGTTATGGGTCACGTGTGTGAATTCATCAGTCTAACTTTATTTTCCACACCGTCTTCTCACAAATCATCAATCTCCTGCATAATAATTTTGTAATAACAACAAAAAATGCAGCGATTTTAGGTaaagaaaaatgttaatcatgttatCTCACTTAACTGTGATCCTTTTCCATATCATTGACCTTCTAGAAGGTATATATGTAGGCACATATATCCTAGAAGCGTGTGTATATATAAAACTCGGCCCGAGAAGATCACCTGCAACAAGATTCTCAAAAAGAGAACATCACGTAGTTTTGAGTGTCTTTTCATTTGGACTTTTCGGCATATATTAGGTTGTGTTTTTTGAGCTTACTCTATACATATTCCAGATGGAACGGGTAAATCATGTATATGTGTTGATGAAATGTGCTCTACACTTTCCTTCAAAGAAATGCACTACACGCGCACCTAGCTCATTAATTTCTGTTTTCCAACATGGACCATATATATTTTTGTTCTCCATTTTTGTGGAGAATAGAGATATTTGTTTTCAATATATATTTAGAAGCTAGGCATCTAATTTCTGATCATTATATATAGCTAAACCTAAACCATATTATATACTGTCCATAATTTCAAAAATGCTCTCAACTAATTGGGCTAAATATTCAAAAGTGATATACGCTTAACtctatatgatggataacttaataaATAATTAACTAATGCAGGTAATGTTGAAGCAAGTGGAGTCGCTGTCAGAGGGGCAGCTCCTGGGAATCTACAACCTCCAGCGGTGGGTGCAGGAGACGGAGGAGTCGCTGAACCACACCATGGGGACCCTCCAGCACTCCCTCTCCGACACCATCgcctccccggaggccgccggcggcAACTTCATGGGCCACATGTCCCTCGCCCTCAACAAGATCTCCTCCATGGAAGCCATCGTCAGGCAGGTGCGTAGTATATGATCACATGTGATGTGTACGTCACGTCTGGGGCCCACTACCAGACCCTAATTAGGACGTGAGACGAACGTACGGCCAGCATCATCCACACGTGTGCGCTGCGTCATCATGCATGCATGGTTGGTGAGAACAGCATGCA
This window of the Triticum aestivum cultivar Chinese Spring chromosome 5D, IWGSC CS RefSeq v2.1, whole genome shotgun sequence genome carries:
- the LOC123124675 gene encoding transcription factor TGAL7; its protein translation is MGGIREEDHHHHQPSELPLGFRSAPPPPMIASSSMSKESTSYDMADFDQTAIFLYLDGHDPQSIQEQRQTLNIFPSQPMHAAEPLNPAAKINGGAVMAAMLANGGNPQQASPKRPEQQQLVLQGAAGGPNATPLLTGSAKDNKNSASLIKKEGTSSGKGATSSSTDPDREGSRRTQDPKTLRRLAQNREAARKSRLRKKAYIQQLETSRIRLSQIEQQVQAGRVQGVLLGAGDHHQGLPSAPSFAGMFDVEYGRWVEEHSKLIFQLRALLNDNAPDNQVQVLVGGAMAHHEELLNLKAAIARTDIFHLLCGVWASPAERCFLWLGGFRPTEFIKVMLKQVESLSEGQLLGIYNLQRWVQETEESLNHTMGTLQHSLSDTIASPEAAGGNFMGHMSLALNKISSMEAIVRQADGLRQQTLHKLHGMLTVRQTGCCFVAIADYFHRLRAVSTLWAARPRHDEQGPPAP